From Symphalangus syndactylus isolate Jambi chromosome 5, NHGRI_mSymSyn1-v2.1_pri, whole genome shotgun sequence:
ggattataggcacgtgccaccacacttggctgatttttacattttttgtagaaacagggtctcaccatgttggcaaggctggtctcaaattcctgggctcaagcccgcctcagtgtcccaaggtcctgggtttacaggtgtgagccaccacacctggccttattattttacattatttatttgcaAACATTATCCATTgtagcattgtttgtaatagcaaaacaACCTAAATATGCAGCAACAAGGAACTGGCTAAATAAAGCCTTCCATATCCATTTAACGGTCCATGATGCAGCTGCAAAAAGGTATCAGGAAGCTCTCTACCTATTGATAGGATAAGAATTCTGATATGATACCATCTGTATCTAGTATTATGCTACCTTTGTGAAACACAGAATGCAAAAGGCAAATATCTATAATAATATTTCCTtgtaattacataaataaattctggaaggatatataagaaatttaaaaagaggaggggcacggtggcttatgcctgtaatcccagcacttttgggaggctgaggtggatggatgacttgaggccaggagtttgagactatcctggctaacacagcaaaaccccatctctcctaaaaatgcaaaaaattagctggctgtggtagtgcgtacctataatcccagctactcaggaggctgaggtatgagaatcgcttgaacccaggaggcagaagttgcagtgagccgagattgtgtcactgtactccagcctgggtgacagagcaagtctcaaaataaatttttaaaagatagttatATGGGCATAAGAactgggggctgaagtgggagtaaGACACTATTGATCactttctatgtttttatttctgactATGTGATTGtattatgtacacatatattaaaaaattccTCTTTTTACTTGAGGTTGTGTATATAGGAATGCAGTACCCAAGGCAGTTAAGAGTCagcttttaggctgggcacagtggctcacgcctgtaatcccagcactttgggaggccgaggcaggcagatcatgaggtcaggagttcaagaccagcctggccaatatgatgaaaccctgtctctactaaaaaatacaaaaattagccaggcgtagtggtgcgcgcctgtagtcccagctactcgggaggctgaggcaggagaatggattgAACCCCAGAAGCGGAGggtgcactgagccgagatcgctccactacactccagcctgaacaacagagtgagacttcgtctaaaaaacaaacaaacaaacaaaaaacagagtcaGCTTTTAATCTTGCCCCTAATTTGCTGTGTGTAGCCTTGGGTAAGTCACATCCTTTAATGGGTCTTAGCTTTATCCTCtgtaaaaaaaaagggggttaGACTCCATGCTCTTGCCTGGCTCTAAAACTCTGAGACTCTTAAATCCtatctcttccaggaagcctctcCTGATTGCCTCAAGCTacagcactctctctctcctatGAGTCATGCCATGGCAAAAGCTAGGCCCCTACCCACCACCAGAAGACCTGCTGTCCATGAAGGACTGGCCAGTCCTGGGCCAGATCCTTGATAGGCTAGGCGCATGCGAACCTGAGTGACTAGGCTGGGGAAGAGGCCAGATGCCAGGTCCAGGAAGAAACCGAGGATGCTTATTCTGGTGGAAAGGAGCCATACTTGTGAGTGCCAAAGGGGGCAAGTCAAAGGGACACCACTGCATTTCCACTCAGAAAAGCACTTTCTAAGTCAGAGCAGTCCAGAGTTGGGAGCAGCTGCCTCTAGAATGAGCAAGCTTCCTGTCCCTGGAGATGTGTACATGAAAGCTGGACAGCCACAGGTCAGGGGTGCTGCAGAAGGAATGCCAGCATTAGATGGGACATGGATACCTTCCAACTCTGTGACACTCCGGTTTGTTACATGTATGGTGGCCCTGGAATCACACCAGCAGAACCTGGGCAACTGGGATCGAAATCTGACTCCTGGCACCAATCCCCATTCCTTTCCAAGAACCATCAACGGGGAAAGAGCAGGGGAAGGCCCACCTATGCTGACTCCAAGAGAAGGCTCAGACATTGGGGGTAGGGTGTAGGAGGGGACAGGACATCTGCCACATCCCTCAGGGCTGCTGACCCTGTATCTAACCATACATCTGACAACCATAGTTTCTCATGGCTGGAAGGCACTCATATGCCATCTAATGCTGGAATTCCCTCTGCAGCAGCCCTGATCTGTGGCCGACTGTCTACCCCGCATCTAACCCCCACTGAACCTGGCTCGTGCCCATCAAGAGCAACTTTGGCATTTAGGAGCCTAGCGTCAGCCAGCTAGCCAGCCAACCCTTCCTAAATGTTTTCCTTTACTTCTTCTCACTGAAATTTCCAGTCCAGCCACTTGCTGTCCCTCACTCAGACACTCTCCCTACACACACAGGGACAGCAAGACTCACAACCTGCCTGACCTGCCGGGCCCCACCACCTCCCCTTCAGACCTCAAACCCATCTCACCAGGTCAACGTCAGTAGGGTCCCTGGGAGTGCTGGCAGCCTCTGGGCTGGCTTTCTTGGATACAGCTGCATCTGCAGAACACAAAGAAGGTCACAGGCAGGTCAAGGACATGCTGGTAAGGGACATCCTGACCTGGGACAGTGATAGAGAGGAGGTCCCTGTTGCTTTTCCGGGATACCTATTTTCCAGGGCATCCCACAGCACTGGACAACTCCCTGGAGGGCAGCTGGAAGGAGAGCTCTCTCGAATGCAGTGGGCAGGAACCCAGCCAGAAGGGAAAGAGAGGTGGCATTAGAGTGCTTGCTTTTGGCTCGAAACCCCAAGTGCACCTCTCTCCATCTCTGAGCCACCAGCAAGGCTAAGTGTGCACAATCATAAAGCCATCACTACCAGCTCACTGACTCTCTGCGTATAGTGAGAGCTCCATGATCTTCCTTATCTGCAGGCTGGTTTTTATTAAATCTAAATCTCTTACGCTTCAGAATAAAATAACCCTTCTCTCTGCTATTGCCCAGTTATAACACCCAAGGCAAGCTGTGTAAACTCTGTGGGGTCATTTCCTTAATATGGGTGACATTCACTGCCTAGATGGGGAAGGCACAGGTCCAGGCCCTCTAAGATTATCCCTCATGACCCATGTCCAGCTCCAGGAGAAGTAAATAAGCTCTTTGGCACTGGCACCCTACCCAGGTGCCTTCAGATTCCGTagcctccctcccctttcccagtAAGGGCATCCTATACTAGCTGCTCAGAGCTCACATTCCAGCTTGGAGATTTAGTCAAAGAGTCCTGGAGACTCTCTGGCGCACTCCCCCTACCCCTTATTTTGAAAGCCCCCCGTTCCAGCTAATACACAGCTGCTACATCTCCCGCATTTGGATTGCAGAGCTGAGCACTGTCTCATTCTCCAGCTCTGTGAAGTGGCTCTGGCTCCTTGAGATCAGAAACTACCTTACCACTCAAGTGTATCAGAAACTTCCTCACCACTCAAGTGTCCAACACTAGGCAGGGCACACAAAGGTTAGCAGACAGCAGGTCATCCTGCAGACAAGGGATCTCCTCCACTGAGCCACTGTATGGTTTTGGGTAAGCATCAACCATCCCCAGGAGGTTTTCTTAGCCCCCTTCTACCATAACCCCAGGTCCCAATTGACTTCTCTGTTCCGAGACACTGGTGGCTTAAGAGAACCTCCTGAAGTGGTTGGTCCCTCTGGCGCCAGAATGATACTGGGTCTGATTCTCATCTTTGCAGTTTTTCAACTTTCACATGTTCCCCATGAGTCATTGCTAGGTCAATCCATAGAGTCTTGTAAATTAGTAAAACGTGAGCCCTCTGGGTGGCCGCAGCCCTTTGTCAGGGCCTCATCTCCCCCTTATCCTGTGCCCTGGAACCTAAGACCTTACCAACCCCCAAAGACTGAATAAACacccagttttcttttctgtcaaaTGGAGATGATCTCTTCTGACTCGCCTTCCCTAGGGTGCAGCAGAGGCACCGGCCGCCCAGGAAGGTGGCGTGCGTGCTTACCTGTTCCCTGGGTGATGCAAGAGCTGAGGTCGTGCAGGCGCACTTTGAACTCGTCGAAGCCGTCCGTGCGCACGGCGGCTTGCAGGCTCTGGGGCTCCTCCTGGCGCAGGCGGCAGAGCGCCTGGCGCAGGAAACCGTGCATGTCCAGCACCTCCTGGTCCGAGGCGTAGCACTTCATCCTCTGCACCAGCGCGCTGCCCGTGCGGATGCGCTGCAGCACAGCATCCAGGCGGCCCAGCCGACTGGCCATCTCCTCGTAGTCGCGCTGGTACCGCGCGTCCACCGCCTCCAGCAGCTCGCGCTCCTGAGCCCGCACATGAGCTACCACCTGGCGCACGCGCTCCCGGATCAGCTCCTCGGTCTCGGCACGCGCGCGGCCCAGCTGGCCGACGGCCGCGTGCATCTGCTCGTGGACCGCGCCAAAGGCATTATCCTGCTCCTGCAGCGCCTGCGTCATGGCGTCCAGCTCCTCCTGTCGCTGCTGGATCTCTGCGCTGATGTCGCACTTGAGCTCACTGTGGCTGCTGCTGTCAAGGAGCGCGCACGAGCAGCACAGCGGCTTGGAACAGCCTCGGCAGTAGATGCTGTGGACACACAAGGTTGGCCTGGGTTAGGACTCTCCTGACTTTTCCTCTTAAAACGTTCGTTATTAAATTCCTCTTCCAAAAATACCAGACTTTGAATCATGGCATGTTTCTAAGTTTCTGCTTTTCCTAATTCAGTGTTTGTGGTTATGTTGATAGTATCCAAACTACCAATAACATATGAGTGTAAAAAGTTACTACAGTAACAATTTCAACATCCGGGAAATAATACAAAGATATATGAAACGACAATCATCTCTTTCCACCACTTCTGAATTTCCCTTCCCCACCGAGGAAGCACCAGGTGAGCATCGTGGGGTGCACGCTTCCACACCTCTCTCCACTGAAACTGCCTTATACAAATGCCAGACTGGGCTGCTGCTTGCAGGATGGTACAGACTTGACACATGTCAGCCATGCCACTTAACCTTTGCAAGAGCCCCTTGGGTGAGAATTATCGTTATACATATTtcccagaggaagaaacagagcaTGTTAAATGATTGACCTAGATATCTACAACAATTTTGGGGGCTGATgtttgttcaaaaaaaaaaaagaaagaaagaaattggccgggcgtggtggctcatgcctgtaatcccagcactttgggaggccgaggcggctggatcaccagaggtcgggagttcaagacctgtctgaccaatatggagaaaccctgtctctactaaaaatacaaaattagccgggtgtggtgccgcatgcctgtaatcccagctactcaggaggctgaggcaggagaattgcttgaacccaggaggcggaggttgcggtgagcccagatggtgccattgcactccagcctgggcaacaagagcgaaactccgtctcaaaaaaaagaaagaaataaatcaagTCATATAATTACTTTGTAACTTCCTCCTCTCAACGAACTTTCACTCAGAGCATTCCTCTAGGTGCATAGGCACAGATCAGATGTATTCTGTTTAATAGCTCTGGTATATCCCAGATGGGCCACAATTGATTGAATCACTCTCGTTTTGCTGGCATTCAAGTAATTTCCtgtttgtgcattttctttctttccttttcctttcctttttttttctcttggtgccAATATGGACAACACTTTAGTAATATCCAAGTTATATAGCCTAATTATGGAAGCTTTTGTTCCTATGAAATAGATTATAAATATAGGCTTGCTAGATCAAagtgtttgtattttaatatttttattttttatttatttattttttttgagatggagtttcgctcttgttgcccaggctggagtgcaatggcaccatctcagctcaccgcaacctctgcctcccaggttcaagcaattctcctgcctcggcctcccgagtagctgggattacaagcatgcaccaccaccccggctaattttgtatttttagtagagatgaggtttctacatgttggtcagactggtcttgaactcccgacctcaggtgatccacccgcctcagcctcccaaagtgctgggattacaggcgtgagccaccgtgcctggactggTTAATATATTTTAGCTAGTAGATACTTCCATAGCATTTATTGTGTGTCAGACACTATTATAAGCATTGGCAAATATTAACTTATTCAATCCTCCTGACAATCCAATGGAATAGataccattattatccccattttaaggaTGAGAAAACTGGTGCAAGAGGCaaaataatttgttcaaggtcacatgaTTAGTAAGTGGTAGAGTCTAGATGCAAACTGTAGTAGGCAGAATAGTGGCCTCTAAAGGTGTCCACGTACAAATTCCTGAGACCTGTGAATATGTCACCTTACTATGgcaaaagggtctttgcaggtgtTATTCAATAAAGGACCTCTAGATAAAGAggttattctggattatctgggtgggttcAATGTAATCACGTGAATCCTTACAAAGGAaagggcagggaggcaggagaatgagagGAGATGTGATGAATGCAGAGGTGGGAGTGTTGtgatgttgctggctttgaagacagaaaGGCGCCATGcaccaaggaatgtgggcagcctctagaagctgggaaaggcaagAAAACTTTCTCCCTGAGAGCCTCCCAAAGGAGCAAAGCCTGCTGACACCTTTATACACCTCAGTGAGACCTGTTTCAGACTTCTtacctccagaaccataagagaacacatttacattgttttaagcccctaaatttgtggtaatttgttacagcagcaaaagaaaatataaaaacccaggCAGTCCAGCTCAGAGTCCATGTTCTTAACCATTACAAGGCTGCTTCTTCAAATATTACCAGGGAAAATACTGTTACTTCCCCAGAAATATTGCTGTAATTTACCCTCACCGGCAGTGATAAGTcttggtggtatgcgcctgtaatcccagctactggggaggctgaggtgggagaactgcttgagcccaggaggcggaggttacagtaagccaaaattgcaccactgtactccagcctggccaacagagcaagactccatctcaaaaaaaaaaaaaaaaaaaaaaacaggaataagTCAGCCCACCTGAGGCCAGAAGAAAGGGTCTCATCTGGGACCATGTTGAGATCAACTTGTTCTGGAACCACCAACAGAGAGCCTACTAGCCAGCCAGACTGATACATAGTGCTCATCAATGCTGCGATTAATTAGAAATACTAACCAATTATGAAAAGAACTAATAACTCTGCAGAAGGCAATTTGGCAATACCCATCAGAATTACAAAtgcatttaacccagcaatcctcTTTCTATGGATCGGCTCTGCAGCTCTATCTCCACATATAACAAGATGATATCCGTACaatatattcactgcagcacagtccacaatagcaaagagttagaAGCCACCCACGTGTCCCTCACAAGGCAATTAGTTACATAAATTATGATCCA
This genomic window contains:
- the PML gene encoding protein PML isoform X13; its protein translation is MEPAPARSPRPQQDPARPHAPTMPPPETPSEGRQPSPSPSPTEQAPPSEEEFQFLRCQQCQAEAKCPKLLPCLHTLCSGCLEASGMQCPICQAPWPLGADTPALDNVFFESLQRRLSVYRQIVDAQAVCTRCKESADFWCFECEQLLCAKCFEAHQWFLKHEARPLAELRNQSVREFLDGTRKTNNIFCSNPNHRTPTLTSIYCRGCSKPLCCSCALLDSSSHSELKCDISAEIQQRQEELDAMTQALQEQDNAFGAVHEQMHAAVGQLGRARAETEELIRERVRQVVAHVRAQERELLEAVDARYQRDYEEMASRLGRLDAVLQRIRTGSALVQRMKCYASDQEVLDMHGFLRQALCRLRQEEPQSLQAAVRTDGFDEFKVRLHDLSSCITQGTDAAVSKKASPEAASTPRDPTDVDLHP